In the Candidatus Binatia bacterium genome, one interval contains:
- a CDS encoding gamma-glutamyltransferase family protein yields MNPDFPYVSRRMPVLAANVVATSQPLASQAGLSMLARGGNAVDAILAAAITLTVVEPVNNGLGSDAFAIVAEGGRLHGLNASGRSPAGADVARLTSQQKMPLLGWDAVTVPGAVSAWVELSSRFGKLPFGALFEPAIGYAERGYLLSPVIASQWNAVAPMYSAFDEFCRVFLPAGEAPKAGQLVRLPDLARSLRLVAESRGQALYRGSLGEALVAASSAAGGRFCMEDLAEHRADWIEPIAIDFAGVRVHEIPPNGQGIAALMALGILSHTEVRELDVDSGDSLHLQIEAMKLAFADVHRCVADADAMRIKTGDLLDDAYLASRAALIDRQRAGNFDCGHPSTGDTVYLCAADASGMMVSYIQSNYFAFGSGVVVPGTGMSLQNRGSGFSTDASHPNCIGPRKRPFHTIIPGFVTRAGEPVLAFGVMGGPMQPQGHLQMVLRIFGHGQNPQAAADAPRWQVTEGLGVAVEEGVSPQVREALARRGHEVSVAPPLMFGGAQAALRIDGGYVAATESRKDGAVAGF; encoded by the coding sequence ATGAATCCGGATTTTCCCTACGTCTCGCGGCGCATGCCGGTGCTGGCTGCGAACGTCGTCGCGACGTCGCAGCCGCTGGCCTCGCAGGCGGGACTCTCGATGCTCGCCCGCGGCGGCAACGCCGTCGATGCGATTCTCGCCGCGGCGATCACGCTGACGGTCGTCGAGCCGGTCAACAACGGTCTGGGCAGCGATGCATTCGCGATCGTCGCCGAGGGCGGCAGGCTCCACGGACTGAACGCCTCGGGGCGCAGCCCCGCAGGCGCCGATGTCGCACGCCTGACGTCGCAGCAGAAAATGCCGCTTCTCGGCTGGGATGCGGTGACGGTGCCCGGTGCCGTTTCGGCCTGGGTCGAGCTTTCATCGCGCTTCGGAAAGCTTCCGTTCGGGGCGCTGTTCGAGCCTGCCATCGGTTACGCCGAACGAGGGTATCTTCTGTCTCCCGTCATCGCGTCGCAGTGGAACGCGGTGGCGCCGATGTACTCGGCCTTCGACGAGTTCTGCCGCGTGTTTCTTCCGGCGGGCGAAGCACCGAAGGCCGGGCAGCTCGTCCGGCTGCCCGACCTTGCGCGCAGTCTTCGCCTGGTTGCCGAAAGCCGCGGCCAAGCGCTGTACCGCGGCAGCCTCGGCGAGGCGCTGGTGGCCGCGTCGTCGGCTGCAGGCGGCCGTTTCTGCATGGAGGATCTCGCCGAGCACCGCGCCGACTGGATCGAGCCCATCGCAATCGATTTTGCGGGAGTGCGCGTGCACGAAATCCCTCCGAACGGGCAGGGTATCGCCGCACTGATGGCGCTCGGAATCCTTTCGCACACCGAGGTGCGCGAACTCGACGTCGACAGTGGCGACAGCCTTCACCTGCAGATCGAAGCGATGAAGCTCGCGTTTGCCGACGTGCACCGCTGCGTGGCCGATGCCGACGCGATGCGCATCAAGACCGGCGATCTTCTCGACGACGCCTACCTTGCCTCGAGAGCGGCGCTGATCGACCGGCAGCGCGCCGGCAACTTCGATTGCGGGCATCCGTCGACCGGCGACACCGTGTATCTCTGCGCTGCCGACGCATCGGGAATGATGGTGTCGTACATCCAGTCGAACTACTTCGCGTTCGGCTCCGGCGTGGTCGTTCCAGGTACCGGCATGAGCCTGCAGAATCGCGGGAGCGGGTTTTCGACCGATGCCTCCCATCCCAACTGCATCGGGCCTCGCAAGAGACCGTTCCACACGATCATCCCGGGGTTCGTCACGCGTGCGGGAGAGCCCGTGCTCGCGTTCGGCGTCATGGGCGGCCCGATGCAGCCGCAGGGACACCTGCAGATGGTGCTGCGAATCTTCGGCCACGGGCAAAATCCCCAGGCCGCGGCCGATGCTCCTCGCTGGCAGGTTACCGAAGGTCTCGGGGTCGCGGTGGAGGAGGGGGTCTCGCCGCAGGTGCGAGAGGCCCTGGCGCGGCGCGGGCACGAGGTTTCGGTCGCGCCGCCGCTGATGTTCGGCGGCGCCCAGGCGGCGCTGCGTATCGACGGCGGCTACGTCGCCGCGACGGAGTCGCGAAAAGACGGGGCGGTTGCCGGGTTTTGA
- a CDS encoding GNAT family N-acetyltransferase produces the protein MSSGSMAPVVKQAVRADFPRLAQALVGAFANDPFHLWLFPEAEGRAARQRLLFDRVLAIYASHGAIYATEDLAGAALWDPPRQGGPSLSELFAFVVRVLPVFGMRAFRIAEGMAPMATLHPAEPHWYLSILGTDPAFQRSGVGTALLRPILERCDAGGTCAYLEASRIENVPYYERFGFEVVAPLPMPRGGPVIYRMKREPRAREHDSGHDSGYSWKGEK, from the coding sequence ATGAGCTCCGGCTCCATGGCTCCTGTGGTGAAGCAGGCCGTTCGCGCGGATTTCCCCCGTCTGGCGCAGGCGCTGGTCGGCGCATTCGCGAACGACCCGTTTCACCTTTGGCTGTTCCCCGAGGCCGAAGGCAGGGCGGCGCGACAAAGACTCCTGTTCGACCGCGTGCTGGCCATCTACGCGAGCCACGGCGCGATCTATGCGACCGAGGACCTTGCCGGCGCCGCCCTTTGGGATCCGCCCCGGCAAGGGGGCCCGAGCCTGTCGGAGCTCTTCGCGTTCGTCGTGCGCGTGCTGCCGGTGTTCGGAATGCGCGCGTTTCGAATCGCCGAAGGCATGGCGCCGATGGCAACGCTGCATCCGGCGGAGCCGCACTGGTATCTGTCGATCCTTGGCACCGATCCCGCGTTCCAGAGAAGCGGAGTCGGCACCGCGCTGCTGCGGCCGATCCTCGAGCGCTGCGATGCCGGCGGCACCTGCGCGTACCTCGAAGCGTCCAGGATCGAGAACGTTCCTTACTATGAGCGCTTCGGTTTCGAAGTCGTCGCGCCGCTGCCGATGCCGCGCGGCGGGCCGGTGATCTACCGCATGAAGCGCGAGCCGCGGGCCAGGGAACACGACAGCGGACACGACAGCGGATACAGTTGGAAAGGCGAGAAATGA
- a CDS encoding SDR family oxidoreductase, translating to MTTPALAMVTGASSGIGKAFAEALAARGTDLVLVARNQARLEELASELRRLHGRHVSVVVADLEKPDELARVEQHLHEDARIDLLINNAGYGVTGNFADVPIDQSQGQIECNIVALTRLSHAALSTMKPSRRGGIMNIASGAAFLPTPQISVYCATKAYVVNFSLALNEELKSHGVRCLVVCPGFTRTEFQSRANYDTSSMPSFVWQSAEDVVRESLTAYDRGDAMLVPGFQNRVTMALMSVVPKPLLANLAGRIGRQPMH from the coding sequence ATGACGACACCTGCCCTAGCGATGGTGACCGGAGCATCCTCCGGAATCGGCAAAGCGTTCGCCGAGGCATTGGCCGCGCGCGGCACCGACCTCGTGCTGGTCGCCCGCAACCAGGCCCGCCTCGAAGAGCTCGCGTCCGAGCTCAGGCGCCTTCACGGCCGCCACGTCTCGGTGGTCGTCGCCGACCTCGAAAAGCCCGACGAGCTCGCGCGCGTCGAGCAGCACCTGCACGAGGACGCGCGCATCGACCTGCTGATCAACAATGCAGGCTACGGCGTCACCGGCAATTTTGCCGACGTCCCGATCGACCAGAGCCAGGGCCAGATCGAATGCAACATCGTCGCGCTGACCCGCCTCTCGCATGCGGCGCTGTCGACGATGAAGCCGTCGCGCCGCGGTGGCATCATGAACATCGCCTCGGGCGCCGCGTTCCTTCCCACCCCGCAGATCTCGGTCTACTGCGCGACCAAGGCGTACGTCGTCAACTTCTCGCTGGCGCTGAACGAAGAGCTGAAGAGCCACGGCGTGCGCTGCCTGGTGGTCTGCCCCGGCTTTACGCGCACCGAGTTCCAGAGCCGGGCCAACTACGACACGAGCTCGATGCCGTCGTTCGTCTGGCAGAGCGCCGAGGACGTCGTGCGCGAGTCGCTGACGGCCTACGATCGCGGCGATGCAATGCTGGTACCCGGTTTCCAGAACCGCGTGACGATGGCGCTGATGAGCGTCGTTCCAAAGCCTCTGCTTGCCAACCTGGCCGGTCGCATCGGTCGCCAGCCGATGCACTGA